From Thermus albus, one genomic window encodes:
- a CDS encoding 3'-5' exonuclease, translating to MREALRFLGALFLGLLLVGGTVALGLFLLLQGEEALAREFLRLVQARIPALLFVGFLFVLVLGALLYPVFLGYLAATRALGQEAEVILSNPGHRLRPRGPFELQALADLINRLAQEKEALEREVAARIAEAKTLVEEERKKLALLIAHLPQGVILANPKGQVLLYNPAARGLLGEGLGVGKSLLGLLDRGLWVHALSLPEERFLTQGPKGALWLQVVPLEGDEGYLVLLEGAKEEGALEGKLLHQLRDKLAGLKALVEVLHLEVQTPRLQALLNTAKATAEELGQLLASWRPPPQAAEVLAEDLLPLLLETLEREAGIAPGFSLEEGAKGLLVLADTYALARGLAEALEEVEEAFLEARRKDGFLHLTLTLPEGGGGVRLPPLLEEAAGRSGGSAWKEAFRLHLLLPAREAPRLPAQEGPPPRAVVFDLTLLQVPEELEEAPIEGLLYTAFDLETTGLDPEKDAIIALGGVHVLGQRVLRQEVFEALVDPGRPIPKASSQVHGLTWEMLKGKPRLEEVLPAFRAFLEDSVLLAHNGAFDMAFLRRVGIHQPPLVDTLLLSHLLFPDLKDHRLEALAERFGVPVVGRHTALGDALMTAEVFARMVPLLKAKGYRTLGRTLEACAKLPLAKLQY from the coding sequence ATGAGGGAAGCCCTCCGCTTCTTGGGCGCCCTGTTCCTCGGCCTCCTCCTGGTGGGAGGTACGGTGGCCTTGGGGCTATTTCTCCTTCTCCAAGGGGAGGAGGCCCTAGCCCGGGAGTTCCTCCGTCTGGTCCAGGCCAGGATTCCTGCACTCCTTTTCGTGGGGTTTCTTTTCGTCCTGGTGCTGGGAGCCTTGCTCTATCCCGTGTTTCTCGGCTACCTGGCGGCCACCCGGGCCCTGGGGCAGGAGGCGGAGGTGATCCTAAGCAACCCAGGCCACCGCCTTCGCCCCCGGGGTCCTTTTGAGCTTCAGGCCCTTGCGGACCTCATCAACCGCCTGGCTCAGGAAAAGGAGGCCTTGGAACGGGAGGTGGCCGCCCGGATCGCCGAGGCCAAGACCCTCGTGGAAGAAGAGCGCAAGAAGCTGGCCCTTCTCATCGCCCACCTGCCCCAAGGGGTGATCCTGGCCAACCCCAAGGGCCAGGTCCTCCTCTATAACCCCGCCGCCCGGGGGCTTCTGGGGGAGGGCCTGGGGGTGGGCAAAAGCCTCCTGGGCCTTTTGGACCGGGGGCTTTGGGTCCATGCCCTAAGCCTTCCCGAAGAGCGCTTTCTTACCCAGGGACCGAAGGGGGCCTTGTGGCTTCAGGTGGTGCCCCTGGAGGGCGACGAGGGGTACCTGGTTCTCCTGGAAGGGGCCAAAGAGGAAGGGGCTCTGGAGGGAAAGCTCCTTCACCAACTGCGGGACAAACTGGCGGGGCTGAAGGCCTTGGTGGAGGTGCTGCACCTGGAGGTGCAAACCCCCCGCCTCCAAGCCCTCCTGAACACTGCTAAGGCCACTGCGGAAGAGCTTGGCCAGCTCCTCGCCTCCTGGAGGCCCCCACCCCAGGCGGCGGAGGTACTGGCGGAGGACCTCCTTCCTCTCCTCCTAGAGACGCTGGAGCGAGAGGCAGGCATCGCCCCCGGCTTCTCCCTGGAGGAGGGGGCCAAGGGGCTTCTGGTGTTGGCGGACACCTACGCCTTGGCCCGGGGCTTGGCGGAGGCCCTCGAGGAGGTAGAGGAAGCCTTCTTGGAAGCCAGGCGGAAGGATGGCTTCCTTCACCTCACCCTAACCCTCCCGGAAGGGGGTGGGGGCGTCCGGTTGCCTCCCCTGCTCGAGGAAGCCGCCGGGCGCTCGGGGGGAAGCGCCTGGAAGGAGGCCTTTCGCCTCCACCTCCTCCTTCCCGCACGGGAAGCCCCTAGGCTTCCCGCCCAGGAAGGTCCCCCTCCCAGGGCCGTGGTCTTTGACCTTACCCTCCTCCAAGTCCCGGAGGAACTGGAGGAAGCCCCCATAGAGGGCCTCCTCTACACGGCCTTTGACCTGGAAACCACGGGCTTGGACCCGGAAAAGGACGCCATCATCGCCTTGGGAGGGGTGCACGTTTTAGGGCAAAGGGTGCTCCGCCAGGAGGTTTTTGAGGCCCTGGTGGACCCCGGCCGGCCCATCCCCAAGGCTTCCAGCCAGGTGCACGGGCTAACCTGGGAGATGCTGAAGGGCAAGCCCCGGCTGGAAGAGGTCCTTCCCGCCTTCCGCGCCTTTTTGGAGGATAGCGTCCTCCTGGCCCACAACGGAGCCTTTGACATGGCCTTTTTGCGGCGGGTGGGGATTCATCAACCCCCCCTGGTGGACACCCTGCTCCTTTCCCACCTCCTCTTCCCCGACCTAAAGGACCACCGTTTGGAAGCCTTGGCGGAACGCTTCGGGGTGCCGGTGGTGGGGCGGCACACCGCCTTGGGGGACGCCCTCATGACCGCCGAGGTCTTTGCCCGGATGGTTCCCCTTCTTAAGGCCAAAGGGTACCGCACCCTGGGGAGGACCCTCGAGGCCTGCGCCAAGCTGCCCCTGGCCAAACTGCAATACTAA
- a CDS encoding response regulator transcription factor, with protein MRILVVDDEESILVPLEFLLKRAGYEVVLARTGEEALKALEQEACDLLVLDLMLPGLDGFAVLEKAKTLPQRPKVLVLTARGQEADRAKALALGAEAFMAKPFATQDLLSQVERLVKG; from the coding sequence ATGAGAATCCTGGTGGTGGACGATGAGGAAAGCATCCTGGTACCCCTGGAGTTCCTCCTGAAGAGGGCCGGGTACGAGGTGGTCCTGGCCCGCACGGGAGAGGAAGCCTTAAAAGCCCTGGAGCAGGAGGCCTGTGACCTCCTGGTGCTGGACCTCATGCTTCCGGGCCTGGATGGCTTTGCCGTGCTGGAAAAGGCCAAAACCCTACCGCAAAGGCCCAAGGTTCTGGTCCTCACCGCCCGGGGGCAGGAGGCGGACCGGGCCAAGGCCCTGGCCCTGGGGGCCGAGGCCTTCATGGCCAAGCCCTTCGCCACCCAGGACCTTCTTTCCCAAGTGGAAAGGCTGGTAAAAGGATGA
- a CDS encoding sensor histidine kinase, translated as MSALWVLLILFLYLASLFLVALWGEGQGRAFAQSAHAYTFSLAVYATAWTFFGSVGRAATEGMGFLAIYLGPTLVLVLWPFLHGKLLALARTHRLTSWADFFFLRYGPGALGPLTALFLVVGLLPYLALQLKAIAQGFLFLSGGKEPIGDVALPTALLLALFAILFGTRHLDPSEKHPGLVLAVAFESWVKLLAFLTVGGVVLLWLGNPFPHAYQAPELLPLLRPPEGLAGHLAWVSLVLLSGLAFLFLPRQFHVSVVENTNPEHLRLAAWLFPFYLLLINLPVVPLALWGRLLLPQEHPDLYVLALPLALGRQELALFAFLGGVSAATAMVVVESLALSILISNHLLSPLLLRRKALGSLLAWRRLAIFLVMLLAYLYFRLAGEAYALVAMGLISFVAVAQLAPAGLLGLFWKGATPQGALAGLLGGMALWTYTLFLPALARSGWLPKGFLEGPHPLLHPEGLLGLQGLDPITHGFLASVGLNLALAVGVSLFTRKGPAPEGRTGELGELAALVGRVLGPEAEKAFREEAKTLSGPQAVALAESWLSAAVGPATARLLLLSATREAPETPSPFEALLEEAARESREVRAYARALEEAKRELSEAYERLKALDQAKDEILAAVSHELKTPLTAVRALAEILEANPDLSEEERRRFTALLAKEAARLSRLVEEVLAYTRLQAGVPLARSPTDLKALAEEALALVEPLARERGITMESQLVRVETLTDRDRVLQVLLNLLHNALRHARSRVRLELARTGQEALFRIQDDGPGVPQEARALVFEPFQSFSGGTGLGLFLARRLVEGLGGRIWLENRQGGSFAFTLPLEVSHENPGGGR; from the coding sequence ATGAGCGCTCTTTGGGTTCTCCTGATCCTTTTCCTCTACCTGGCCTCCCTATTTTTGGTGGCCCTTTGGGGGGAGGGCCAGGGCAGAGCCTTCGCCCAAAGCGCCCACGCTTACACTTTTTCCCTGGCCGTCTATGCTACCGCCTGGACCTTTTTCGGAAGTGTAGGCCGGGCAGCCACGGAGGGCATGGGCTTTTTGGCCATCTACTTGGGCCCTACCCTGGTCCTGGTCCTTTGGCCTTTTCTGCACGGCAAGCTTTTGGCGCTGGCCCGCACCCACCGCCTAACCTCCTGGGCCGACTTCTTTTTCCTCCGCTATGGGCCTGGGGCGCTCGGTCCCCTCACCGCCCTTTTTCTGGTGGTAGGCCTGTTGCCCTACCTGGCTCTTCAGCTCAAGGCCATTGCCCAAGGCTTTCTCTTCCTAAGCGGGGGGAAGGAACCCATAGGCGACGTGGCCCTCCCCACCGCCTTGCTCCTGGCCCTATTCGCCATCCTCTTCGGCACCCGGCACCTGGACCCCTCGGAAAAGCACCCGGGGCTGGTGCTGGCGGTGGCCTTTGAATCCTGGGTGAAGCTCCTGGCCTTTCTCACCGTGGGCGGGGTCGTGCTCCTTTGGCTGGGAAACCCCTTCCCCCACGCCTACCAGGCCCCCGAACTCCTACCCCTCCTCCGGCCCCCTGAGGGACTCGCCGGTCATCTCGCCTGGGTGAGCCTGGTCCTCCTCTCTGGCCTGGCCTTTCTCTTCCTCCCCCGGCAGTTCCACGTGAGCGTGGTGGAGAACACCAACCCCGAGCACCTGCGCTTGGCCGCGTGGCTTTTTCCCTTCTACCTTTTGCTCATTAACCTGCCCGTGGTTCCCCTGGCCCTTTGGGGAAGGCTCCTCTTGCCCCAGGAACACCCCGACCTCTACGTGCTGGCCCTACCCTTGGCGCTGGGAAGACAGGAGCTTGCGCTTTTTGCCTTTCTAGGAGGTGTCTCTGCCGCTACCGCCATGGTGGTGGTGGAAAGCCTGGCCCTCTCCATCCTCATCTCCAACCACCTCCTCTCCCCCCTGCTCCTGCGCCGGAAGGCCCTAGGCAGCCTTCTGGCCTGGCGGCGGCTTGCCATCTTTCTGGTAATGCTCTTGGCCTACCTCTACTTCCGCCTGGCAGGAGAGGCCTATGCCCTGGTGGCCATGGGCCTCATCTCCTTTGTGGCCGTGGCCCAGCTGGCCCCAGCGGGGCTCTTGGGGCTCTTCTGGAAGGGAGCCACCCCCCAAGGAGCCCTGGCCGGCCTCCTGGGAGGAATGGCCCTTTGGACCTATACCCTCTTCCTGCCCGCCTTGGCCCGCTCTGGCTGGCTCCCCAAAGGGTTTCTGGAGGGTCCGCATCCCCTCCTGCACCCCGAAGGGCTTTTGGGCCTCCAAGGCCTTGACCCCATAACCCATGGTTTTCTCGCCAGCGTGGGGCTGAACCTGGCCCTTGCGGTGGGGGTTTCCCTCTTCACCCGGAAAGGCCCTGCCCCTGAGGGGCGCACCGGGGAACTCGGGGAGCTGGCCGCCTTGGTGGGCCGGGTCTTGGGCCCAGAGGCGGAAAAGGCCTTCCGGGAGGAAGCCAAGACCCTTTCCGGCCCCCAGGCCGTGGCCCTGGCGGAGTCCTGGCTTTCCGCCGCGGTGGGCCCCGCCACCGCCAGGCTCCTTCTCCTTTCCGCCACCCGGGAGGCTCCCGAGACCCCTTCCCCCTTTGAAGCCCTTCTGGAGGAAGCCGCTCGGGAGTCGCGGGAGGTGCGGGCCTACGCCCGGGCGTTGGAGGAGGCCAAGCGGGAGCTTTCCGAGGCCTACGAACGCCTAAAGGCCTTGGACCAGGCCAAGGACGAGATCCTGGCCGCCGTCTCCCACGAGCTCAAGACCCCCCTCACCGCGGTGCGGGCCTTGGCGGAGATCCTCGAGGCCAACCCCGACCTCAGCGAGGAGGAAAGGCGCCGCTTCACCGCCCTTCTGGCCAAGGAAGCTGCCCGCCTTTCCCGCCTGGTGGAGGAGGTCTTGGCCTACACCCGCTTGCAAGCCGGGGTGCCTTTGGCCAGGAGCCCCACCGACCTTAAGGCCCTGGCGGAGGAGGCCTTGGCCTTGGTGGAACCCCTGGCCCGGGAAAGGGGGATTACAATGGAAAGCCAGCTGGTGAGGGTGGAAACCCTCACCGACCGCGACCGGGTACTCCAGGTGCTCCTAAACCTCCTGCACAACGCCCTGCGCCACGCCCGAAGCCGGGTGCGCCTCGAGCTTGCCCGCACGGGTCAGGAAGCCCTTTTCCGCATCCAAGACGACGGACCTGGGGTACCCCAGGAGGCCAGGGCCCTGGTGTTCGAACCCTTTCAGAGCTTCTCTGGCGGCACGGGCCTGGGGCTTTTCCTAGCCCGCAGGCTGGTGGAAGGCTTGGGAGGACGGATATGGCTGGAAAACAGGCAAGGAGGATCCTTCGCCTTCACCCTGCCTTTGGAGGTGAGCCATGAGAATCCTGGTGGTGGACGATGA
- a CDS encoding DUF294 nucleotidyltransferase-like domain-containing protein, with amino-acid sequence MDPRKIPPLNALPEADLEALLHQALEEHHPPGTRLLEQGGEPAQRLYLLLEGQVALLDGEREVGTLEAGEFFGFPSLLSGEPPALGVVAKTPVKVLAFPKESFQRLLAYPEAARFFGQGLAERVRLRLAPEPSLFAPVGNLVRRPPAFIPPSATVEEAARRMRQEGISSLLVEGEPLGILTDRDLRNRVLAEGLSPSTPVAQVMTTPLFALPAETPIYEALAAMVERGIHHLPLTEGGKVVGVVTHTDLLLNQAQSPLVLLRRIERLELSRYGLEVASLVEALFQRGLGGVEIGRVVASLNDALIRRLVREAEKALGPAPIPYSFMVFGSEGRREQALLTDQDNALVLAEGGHDPYFQALAERVVKGLIQAGIPECKGGYMATRWRKSLREWQDTFRHWMEAPEPQALLDTQIFFDFRSAAGTLSLKPLEETLLQGSQKGVFLYHMAQASLAFRPPLGLFGRVRTEEGFLDLKRHAIAPIVALARLYALQAGSLARGTVERLRVAAQSGTLSQEGADRLEEAFRFFFTLRLKHQLESLRQGKEVGNRVLWSALTPSERRKALEGFRAIAEIQESTASHFQLR; translated from the coding sequence ATGGATCCCCGGAAGATCCCTCCCTTAAACGCCCTTCCTGAAGCCGACCTCGAGGCCCTTCTCCACCAAGCCCTCGAGGAGCACCATCCCCCGGGGACGCGGCTTTTGGAACAGGGAGGGGAACCCGCCCAGAGGCTCTACCTCCTCCTGGAAGGCCAGGTGGCCCTCCTGGACGGGGAACGGGAGGTGGGAACCCTGGAGGCGGGGGAGTTCTTCGGCTTCCCTTCCCTCCTTTCCGGCGAACCCCCGGCCCTGGGGGTGGTGGCCAAGACCCCGGTCAAGGTCCTGGCCTTCCCCAAGGAGTCCTTCCAAAGGCTTTTAGCCTACCCGGAAGCAGCCCGCTTTTTTGGCCAAGGCCTGGCGGAACGGGTAAGGCTGCGGCTGGCGCCAGAACCCTCCCTCTTTGCCCCCGTGGGCAACCTGGTACGCCGACCCCCCGCCTTCATCCCCCCTTCGGCCACGGTGGAAGAGGCCGCGAGGAGGATGCGCCAAGAGGGCATCTCCAGCCTCCTGGTGGAAGGGGAGCCTTTGGGCATCCTCACCGATCGCGATCTAAGAAACCGGGTCCTGGCGGAGGGCCTTTCCCCCTCCACCCCCGTGGCCCAGGTGATGACCACGCCCCTCTTCGCCCTCCCGGCGGAAACCCCCATCTATGAGGCCCTGGCGGCCATGGTGGAGCGGGGCATCCACCACCTGCCCCTTACGGAAGGGGGGAAGGTGGTGGGGGTGGTGACCCATACCGACCTGCTCCTCAACCAGGCCCAAAGCCCCTTGGTCCTCCTAAGGCGGATTGAGCGGCTGGAGCTTTCCCGGTATGGCCTCGAGGTGGCCTCCTTGGTGGAAGCCCTCTTCCAAAGGGGCCTCGGGGGCGTGGAAATCGGCAGGGTGGTGGCCTCCCTCAACGACGCCCTCATCCGGCGCTTGGTAAGGGAGGCGGAAAAGGCCCTGGGCCCCGCACCCATCCCCTACAGCTTCATGGTCTTTGGCTCCGAAGGCCGCAGGGAACAGGCCCTCCTCACCGACCAGGACAATGCCTTAGTCCTGGCAGAAGGGGGACACGACCCCTACTTCCAGGCCCTGGCGGAGCGCGTGGTAAAGGGGCTTATCCAGGCCGGTATTCCGGAGTGCAAGGGGGGGTACATGGCCACCCGTTGGCGGAAAAGCCTAAGGGAATGGCAGGATACCTTCCGCCACTGGATGGAGGCCCCCGAACCCCAGGCCCTCCTGGACACGCAGATCTTCTTTGACTTCCGCTCCGCCGCCGGCACGCTTTCCCTGAAACCTCTAGAAGAAACCCTGCTTCAAGGCAGCCAGAAGGGGGTTTTCCTTTACCATATGGCCCAGGCTAGCCTCGCTTTCCGCCCCCCCTTGGGCCTCTTTGGCCGGGTGCGTACCGAGGAGGGCTTCCTTGACCTGAAGCGGCACGCCATCGCTCCCATCGTGGCCCTGGCCCGGCTTTATGCCCTCCAGGCGGGGAGCCTGGCCAGAGGGACGGTGGAGCGGCTAAGGGTGGCGGCCCAAAGCGGTACCCTGAGCCAGGAAGGGGCGGACAGGTTGGAGGAGGCCTTTCGCTTCTTCTTCACCCTGCGCCTCAAGCACCAGCTGGAGAGCTTGCGCCAAGGAAAGGAGGTGGGAAACCGGGTGCTCTGGTCCGCCTTAACGCCATCGGAAAGGCGGAAGGCCCTCGAGGGCTTCCGGGCCATCGCCGAGATCCAGGAAAGCACCGCAAGCCACTTCCAACTGCGATGA
- a CDS encoding sodium:solute symporter family protein produces the protein MSVEVWTYLLVGLTFALYIYIGYASRVRETAGFYVAGRGVPAIANGAATAADWMSAASFISMAGLISFMGYDGAVYLMGWTGGYVLLALLLAPYLRKYGKYTVPDFIGDRYYSHTARAVAAIATIFISLTYVAGQMRGVGIVFSRFLQVDIATGVIIGVAVVAFFAVLGGMKGITWTQVAQYTVLIIAYLIPAIAIANILTGNPVPQLAFTFSDLVARLNQIQVDLGFTEYTKPFQGKPMIDILAITLALMVGTAGLPHVIIRFYTVPDVRSARYSAGWALLFIALLYTTAPAVAAFARYNLISTLNGKSLEEVRQIDWVAKWEKTKLLAFVDKDGDGKVTVAPGRAFALKGGKPDFNTPDEKSKNEVHIDNDIIVLSTPEVAKLSPFVIALVAAGGLAAALSTAAGLLLAMSSAISHDIYYRIFRPTATEAQRLLAGRIVILLAVILAGYFGINPPGFVAQVVAFAFGLAAASLFPAILLGIFDKRMNREGAIAGILVGLIFTATMIGMMRAPQIFGAPAPVIPNLWGISAEGIGVVGMILNFVVAYVVSRITPPPPEHIQHLVEDIRIPKGAGQAAEH, from the coding sequence ATGAGCGTGGAAGTCTGGACCTATCTCCTTGTGGGCCTTACCTTTGCCCTATACATCTATATCGGTTACGCCAGCCGGGTTAGGGAAACTGCGGGGTTCTATGTAGCGGGCCGGGGCGTGCCCGCCATCGCCAACGGAGCCGCCACCGCCGCCGACTGGATGTCCGCCGCCAGCTTCATCTCCATGGCGGGGCTAATCTCCTTCATGGGGTATGACGGGGCCGTTTACCTCATGGGCTGGACCGGGGGGTATGTACTCTTGGCCCTGCTCCTGGCCCCCTACCTGCGCAAGTACGGGAAGTACACGGTACCCGACTTCATTGGCGACCGCTACTACTCCCACACCGCCCGGGCCGTGGCCGCCATCGCCACCATCTTTATCTCCCTTACCTACGTGGCCGGGCAGATGCGGGGCGTGGGCATCGTGTTCAGCCGCTTTCTCCAGGTGGACATCGCCACCGGGGTCATCATCGGGGTGGCCGTGGTAGCCTTCTTTGCCGTGCTGGGTGGCATGAAGGGCATCACCTGGACCCAGGTGGCCCAGTACACGGTGCTGATCATCGCTTACTTGATCCCCGCCATCGCCATCGCCAATATCCTCACTGGCAACCCCGTTCCCCAGCTGGCCTTTACCTTTAGCGACTTGGTGGCCCGTCTAAACCAGATTCAAGTGGACCTGGGCTTCACCGAGTACACCAAGCCCTTCCAGGGCAAACCCATGATTGACATCTTGGCCATCACCCTGGCCTTGATGGTGGGCACCGCAGGCTTGCCTCACGTGATCATCCGCTTCTACACCGTGCCTGATGTGCGTTCCGCCCGCTATTCCGCCGGCTGGGCCCTGCTTTTTATTGCCCTTCTCTACACCACAGCCCCGGCGGTGGCGGCCTTTGCCCGCTACAACCTCATCTCCACCCTGAATGGCAAGAGCCTGGAAGAAGTGCGCCAGATTGACTGGGTGGCCAAGTGGGAAAAAACCAAGCTCCTGGCCTTTGTAGACAAGGACGGAGACGGCAAGGTCACCGTGGCCCCGGGCCGGGCCTTCGCCCTAAAGGGCGGCAAGCCGGACTTCAATACCCCTGACGAAAAGAGCAAGAACGAGGTGCACATTGACAACGACATCATCGTCCTTTCCACCCCGGAGGTGGCCAAGCTTTCCCCCTTTGTGATCGCCCTGGTGGCCGCCGGAGGTCTGGCCGCTGCCCTCTCCACGGCCGCCGGCTTGCTCCTGGCCATGTCCAGCGCCATCTCCCACGACATCTATTACCGCATCTTCCGCCCCACTGCCACCGAGGCCCAGCGCCTTTTGGCGGGTCGGATCGTGATCCTCTTGGCGGTGATCCTTGCGGGATACTTCGGCATCAATCCCCCGGGCTTCGTAGCCCAGGTGGTGGCCTTCGCCTTCGGCCTCGCAGCGGCCAGCCTCTTCCCTGCCATTCTCCTGGGCATCTTTGATAAGCGCATGAACCGGGAGGGGGCCATTGCCGGCATCCTGGTGGGGCTCATCTTCACCGCAACCATGATCGGCATGATGCGGGCACCGCAAATCTTCGGCGCCCCGGCCCCGGTGATCCCTAACCTTTGGGGTATCAGCGCCGAGGGCATCGGGGTTGTCGGCATGATCCTCAACTTCGTGGTGGCCTACGTGGTTTCCCGAATCACGCCCCCGCCCCCCGAACACATCCAGCACCTGGTGGAGGATATCCGTATCCCCAAAGGAGCAGGCCAGGCAGCTGAGCACTAA
- a CDS encoding DUF4212 domain-containing protein, with protein MSNLEGYWKANTSLIRNLLIIWALVSYVFGILLVEPLNSIRLGGLPLGFWFAQQGSIYVFVVLIFYYAWKMDQLDRQYGVHE; from the coding sequence ATGAGCAACCTGGAAGGGTACTGGAAGGCCAACACATCCTTGATACGAAACCTGCTTATCATCTGGGCGCTGGTTTCGTACGTTTTCGGCATCCTCCTGGTGGAACCCTTAAACAGCATCCGCCTAGGGGGGCTTCCCCTGGGGTTCTGGTTCGCCCAGCAGGGAAGCATCTACGTCTTCGTCGTCCTAATCTTCTACTACGCCTGGAAGATGGACCAACTGGACCGCCAGTACGGGGTGCACGAGTAG
- a CDS encoding acetate--CoA ligase, translating into MAVQKLLKAEERLWAPEEVRRKANLQNFFEEYRRSLEDPEGFWGGWAGRFYWETPFQKALEWDLPEHRWFLGGTTNAVYNALERNVERGLRNKVALLYLAEDGREEKLTYGELLDRVRRLATGLKRLGVEKGDRVVIYMPLTLEGIVAMLATAYLGAIHSVVYAGLGVSALRERILDAGAKLLIAGDVSFRRGKGVDLRSIVEEAIKDLPLKVVWFQRAFQTELPEGHHDFQELLWGNPPEARAAMVDAEHPLFILYTSGSTGKPKGVVHVHGGYMVGTTYHLRTFFDVKDQDLFWATSDIGWIVGHSYIVYAPLLEGITSVLREGAPDYPDPGAFWQVVERYRVNVMFTAPTAVRLFMKFGPEWPGKYDLSSLRLIAVAGEPLNPEALRWAYQHLADEGRRGFVADNWWQTELGGPTLGTPLVLPAKPGFAGVALPGVEAEVVDEEGKPVPPGQGGLLVLKRPFPHMMRTVWGHHDRYLQYWREVPGNVYVAGDVASRDEEGYFSVLGRADDVLNVAGHRIGTADVESALVSHPAVAEAAVIGVPDPLKGEAIKAFVVLRLGQTPSEELKESLIAHVRRELGPIATPSEVVFLDKLPKTRSGKILRRLLKAQELGKDPGDLSTLEE; encoded by the coding sequence ATGGCGGTACAAAAGCTTCTTAAGGCAGAAGAGCGGCTTTGGGCCCCGGAGGAGGTGCGCCGGAAGGCGAATCTCCAGAACTTTTTTGAAGAGTACCGGCGTAGCCTCGAGGACCCCGAGGGTTTCTGGGGAGGATGGGCCGGTCGGTTTTACTGGGAAACACCCTTCCAAAAGGCCCTGGAGTGGGACCTCCCCGAGCACCGCTGGTTTTTGGGAGGCACCACCAATGCGGTCTACAACGCTTTAGAACGCAACGTGGAAAGGGGCCTCAGGAACAAGGTGGCCCTCCTTTACCTGGCCGAGGATGGTCGCGAAGAAAAGCTCACCTACGGGGAACTCCTGGACCGGGTGCGCCGGCTGGCCACGGGGCTAAAGCGCCTGGGGGTGGAGAAGGGCGACCGGGTGGTGATCTACATGCCCCTGACCCTGGAGGGCATCGTGGCCATGCTGGCCACCGCCTATTTGGGGGCCATCCACAGCGTGGTCTACGCCGGGCTTGGGGTGAGCGCCTTAAGGGAGCGCATCCTGGACGCCGGCGCCAAACTCCTCATCGCCGGGGATGTGAGCTTCCGCCGAGGCAAGGGGGTGGACCTCCGCTCCATCGTGGAGGAGGCCATCAAGGACCTGCCGCTGAAGGTGGTCTGGTTCCAGAGGGCCTTCCAGACCGAGCTTCCGGAAGGGCACCACGACTTCCAGGAACTCCTTTGGGGAAACCCCCCCGAGGCCCGGGCGGCGATGGTGGACGCGGAGCATCCCCTTTTCATCCTTTACACCTCCGGCTCCACCGGAAAACCCAAAGGGGTGGTGCACGTGCACGGGGGGTACATGGTGGGCACCACCTACCACCTGCGCACCTTCTTTGACGTTAAGGACCAGGACCTCTTCTGGGCCACCAGCGATATCGGCTGGATCGTGGGGCATTCCTACATCGTCTACGCCCCCCTTTTGGAAGGCATCACCAGCGTCCTCCGGGAAGGCGCCCCCGACTATCCCGACCCCGGGGCCTTCTGGCAGGTGGTGGAGCGCTATCGGGTGAACGTGATGTTCACCGCCCCCACCGCGGTAAGGCTCTTCATGAAGTTCGGCCCCGAATGGCCAGGAAAGTACGACCTCTCCTCCTTGCGCCTCATCGCCGTGGCCGGGGAGCCCCTAAACCCCGAGGCCCTGCGCTGGGCTTACCAGCATCTGGCGGACGAGGGAAGGCGGGGCTTCGTGGCCGACAACTGGTGGCAGACGGAGCTGGGTGGGCCTACCCTGGGCACCCCCCTGGTCCTCCCCGCCAAGCCGGGCTTCGCCGGGGTGGCCTTGCCGGGGGTGGAGGCGGAGGTGGTGGACGAGGAGGGGAAACCCGTTCCCCCGGGGCAAGGGGGGCTTCTGGTGTTGAAGCGCCCCTTCCCCCACATGATGCGCACCGTCTGGGGCCACCACGACCGCTACCTCCAGTACTGGCGCGAGGTGCCGGGGAACGTGTACGTGGCCGGGGACGTGGCCAGCAGGGATGAGGAGGGGTACTTCAGCGTCCTGGGCCGGGCGGACGACGTCCTGAACGTGGCTGGGCACCGCATCGGCACCGCGGATGTGGAAAGCGCCCTGGTCTCCCACCCGGCGGTGGCCGAGGCGGCGGTGATCGGAGTCCCCGATCCCCTCAAGGGGGAGGCCATCAAGGCCTTCGTGGTACTCCGCCTAGGCCAAACGCCATCGGAGGAACTCAAGGAGAGCCTCATCGCCCACGTGCGCCGGGAGCTGGGCCCCATCGCCACCCCTTCAGAGGTGGTCTTCCTGGACAAGCTTCCCAAAACCCGCTCGGGCAAGATCCTGCGCCGTCTCCTCAAGGCCCAGGAGTTGGGCAAGGACCCGGGGGATCTGTCCACGCTGGAGGAGTAG